One segment of Pontibacter akesuensis DNA contains the following:
- a CDS encoding SusD/RagB family nutrient-binding outer membrane lipoprotein, which yields MKNKKLLYIALICGGLTFPACDFYDVNEDPNNITQARVSEILPSATVNIGYMGASDLMRYSNLIMQQFSGHGPVLNNTFTNYERYFITDSDVNNNWNNIYADILADLEQLIVISTEQESPHYTGVAKILKAYTYQVTVDAWGDVPYSEATKFGEVLYPEYDDDAAIYPKLLALLDEGIADINAESSVLEPTAYSTFYPNTSWEASRVQWERLANTLKLRLLIHYSEVDPGFASQQITALVNSGAQFMQSTDDNFEMMFLDQSQRQNPITSIEGGQFRNQFFPNEFIVDLMNEREDPRRASYFVSFPFNSGNYKGSTILDEAPSTKYSRLHSYIKGTPSAVNQAGVNPDGSIEGSAITYGGDAPSRLLLYSEYNFIRAEASLRFGAPGDAETFFKEGIRASMEDAGVPEAEAAAYIARYGTLTGSQEAKLEQIINQKYIANFGVMMENWTDWRRTGYPNIKPIPAPLAIYNEVPRSLFYPVSEVTSNPNIDQKESMLERVFWDVRQ from the coding sequence ATGAAAAATAAGAAACTTCTATATATCGCCTTAATTTGTGGTGGGCTTACCTTCCCAGCGTGCGATTTTTATGATGTAAACGAAGACCCGAATAACATCACACAGGCCCGCGTTTCTGAGATACTGCCATCCGCCACCGTAAATATCGGGTATATGGGGGCCAGCGACCTGATGCGCTACAGCAATCTGATCATGCAGCAGTTCTCGGGCCACGGCCCCGTGCTGAACAACACGTTCACAAACTACGAGCGCTACTTCATCACGGACTCGGACGTGAACAACAACTGGAACAACATTTATGCCGACATCCTTGCCGACCTGGAGCAGCTGATTGTTATCTCGACTGAGCAGGAAAGCCCGCACTACACCGGCGTTGCCAAAATTCTGAAGGCGTATACCTACCAGGTAACAGTGGATGCTTGGGGCGATGTGCCTTACTCCGAAGCTACCAAATTCGGTGAAGTGCTGTACCCGGAGTACGATGATGATGCGGCCATTTACCCGAAGCTCCTGGCGCTGCTGGATGAGGGGATCGCTGATATCAATGCGGAGTCTTCGGTGCTGGAACCTACCGCTTACTCCACCTTTTACCCGAACACAAGCTGGGAGGCCTCACGGGTGCAGTGGGAGCGGCTTGCAAACACACTGAAGCTGCGGCTACTGATTCATTACAGCGAGGTTGACCCGGGATTCGCCTCGCAGCAGATCACCGCATTGGTAAACAGCGGCGCTCAGTTTATGCAGTCTACCGACGATAACTTCGAGATGATGTTCCTGGACCAGTCCCAGCGGCAAAACCCGATTACAAGTATTGAGGGGGGACAGTTCAGAAACCAGTTTTTCCCGAACGAGTTCATCGTGGACCTGATGAATGAGCGGGAGGACCCACGGCGTGCCTCTTACTTTGTGTCCTTCCCCTTCAATTCAGGTAACTACAAGGGATCAACCATACTGGATGAGGCACCGTCAACCAAATACTCGCGGCTGCACAGCTATATCAAAGGTACTCCCTCTGCTGTAAACCAGGCAGGCGTGAACCCGGATGGAAGTATCGAGGGCAGTGCCATAACGTATGGAGGTGATGCTCCTTCTAGGCTCTTGCTTTACTCTGAGTATAACTTTATAAGAGCTGAGGCGTCGCTAAGATTTGGTGCCCCTGGCGATGCTGAAACTTTCTTCAAAGAAGGCATCAGGGCTTCGATGGAAGATGCCGGTGTACCAGAGGCAGAGGCTGCCGCCTATATTGCCAGGTATGGCACGCTCACAGGATCGCAGGAAGCGAAACTCGAGCAGATCATCAACCAGAAGTATATTGCAAACTTTGGGGTGATGATGGAGAACTGGACCGACTGGCGCAGAACAGGCTATCCAAATATAAAGCCGATCCCAGCGCCGCTGGCTATCTACAACGAAGTGCCAAGATCGCTGTTTTACCCGGTTTCGGAAGTAACCAGCAACCCTAACATCGACCAGAAAGAGTCGATGCTGGAAAGGGTGTTCTGGGATGTACGCCAGTAG
- a CDS encoding SusC/RagA family TonB-linked outer membrane protein produces the protein MMKKLLLFFLCLGIYSITYAQDKEITGRVVSAADNSPMPGVTIVVEGTTRGTQTDADGRFSLTASEGATLMVSFIGFTTQRIPVTGQNVYNVSIAQDSKQLQEVVVTSFGIERDKKSLGYGVSSVSSEEINKAPVTDVTNSLAGKVAGVQISGTGGGLASSNITIRGFSSITGSNQPLFVIDGVPIDNSGGSNSVNAGVANSNRASDINPNDIASISVLKGAAATVLYGSRAASGVILITTKKGEFGSKNQVNFTSNYGVGTMNRFPEFQNEYAQGSNGNYINNVPGSWGPRIAGQTVTNWFGEEEQLQAYPDNVRDILQNSKFIQNSISFSGATEKYNYRISYGNTYETGLVPNNELLRNSFSINAGTSVTDKLTINTSISYINNQSERTQAGNQGSNPLWRGIYAPRSYNLSGLPFEDELGNQLWFAGEDHPYWAIKHVKYEDETNRIYGNLHLAYDFSDWLRADFRIGGDVFTTNSKGFDEKGIRSNGNTSSAGAGGVRDREVFSRDLNSYLTVTGDKQISEDFKLTATLGNEVIANYSSNLAAVGLGIVVPGFDNLKNFLTYNPSASITQRRLMGFFGDFIVDYKDFLTLNVKGRNDFSSTLTKENRSIFYPAVAVSFVPTSAFPGLSGDVLTTAKIRANVGEVGKGAGVYNTTTYWGQADAGDGFGSTAVNFPFNGLAGFTYDNSSGNADLKPEFTREIELGTELSFFGNRLYVDASVYRRDTRNLIFAVPVPASSGFTSTITNAGKLSTKGLEVLVSGRPVVNTNFTWESTVNFTTFKTIVEELAPGVQRLTIGGFTSPNTQAVVGEQYGLIYSTDYRRDEQGRMIIGTNGLPLTAPGVSATGNPNPKFTMGFTNSFTYKAFNLSFLVDWKHKGDILSRTVGDLRIQGVSAETAEFPRFNEDGSRNKPYLFDGVLEDGRPNDIYVSSQDYWGLRGKYVAWAGYVRDASFVKLREATLSYNLPQALLAKSGFIDALQLSIYGRNLLTHAPNYPDLDPEQNLQGVSNSRGLEFGIQPIARTIGASLRATF, from the coding sequence ATGATGAAAAAGCTACTCTTATTTTTTCTCTGCCTGGGTATCTATAGTATAACCTACGCGCAGGACAAGGAAATCACGGGCAGAGTTGTGTCAGCGGCTGATAACTCGCCGATGCCAGGTGTGACCATTGTTGTGGAGGGCACAACCCGTGGAACGCAAACAGACGCTGATGGCCGCTTCAGCCTGACAGCCTCGGAAGGGGCTACGCTTATGGTGTCCTTTATCGGGTTTACCACGCAGCGGATTCCTGTAACCGGACAGAATGTCTACAACGTATCGATCGCGCAGGACTCCAAGCAGCTGCAGGAAGTAGTGGTTACCTCCTTCGGTATTGAGCGCGATAAAAAGTCGCTGGGCTATGGGGTAAGCAGCGTAAGCTCCGAAGAGATAAACAAGGCGCCTGTAACGGATGTAACGAACTCGCTGGCGGGTAAGGTGGCCGGTGTGCAGATATCCGGTACTGGCGGCGGACTTGCCAGTTCTAACATCACGATCCGCGGTTTCTCCAGTATCACCGGAAGCAACCAGCCGCTGTTCGTGATCGATGGGGTGCCGATAGACAACAGCGGTGGCAGCAACAGCGTGAATGCGGGCGTGGCCAACTCAAACAGGGCATCCGACATCAACCCGAATGACATTGCAAGTATAAGCGTGCTGAAAGGTGCTGCGGCAACGGTGCTTTACGGCTCCAGGGCGGCTTCGGGGGTTATCCTGATCACCACCAAGAAAGGGGAGTTCGGAAGCAAGAACCAAGTGAATTTCACCTCTAACTACGGTGTTGGTACCATGAATCGCTTTCCGGAGTTCCAGAACGAGTATGCACAGGGCAGCAACGGCAACTATATCAACAACGTGCCTGGCTCCTGGGGGCCGCGCATTGCCGGGCAAACGGTGACCAACTGGTTTGGCGAGGAAGAGCAACTGCAAGCCTATCCGGATAACGTGCGGGATATTCTGCAGAATTCAAAGTTTATCCAGAACAGCATCAGCTTTTCTGGGGCTACCGAAAAGTATAACTACCGCATCTCCTACGGCAACACCTACGAGACTGGCCTGGTGCCTAACAACGAGTTGCTCAGAAACTCCTTCAGCATCAACGCCGGCACCAGTGTAACCGATAAGCTGACCATCAACACCTCTATCAGTTACATCAACAACCAGTCAGAAAGAACACAGGCAGGCAACCAGGGCTCCAACCCTTTATGGAGAGGCATCTACGCCCCACGCAGCTATAACCTGTCTGGTTTGCCTTTCGAGGATGAGTTGGGGAACCAACTGTGGTTTGCCGGCGAAGATCATCCGTACTGGGCCATCAAGCATGTAAAGTATGAGGATGAAACTAACCGGATTTACGGTAACCTGCATCTGGCCTATGACTTCAGTGACTGGCTACGAGCTGATTTCAGGATTGGTGGCGACGTGTTTACCACCAACAGCAAGGGGTTTGACGAAAAGGGCATCCGAAGCAACGGTAACACCAGTTCGGCAGGCGCAGGAGGTGTACGCGATCGAGAAGTATTTTCGCGTGACCTGAACTCTTACCTGACTGTAACAGGAGACAAGCAAATAAGTGAGGACTTTAAGCTCACCGCCACATTGGGTAACGAGGTGATTGCCAACTACAGCAGCAACCTGGCCGCGGTAGGCTTGGGTATTGTGGTGCCGGGTTTTGATAACCTGAAGAACTTCCTGACTTACAACCCTTCGGCAAGCATTACGCAGCGCAGGCTGATGGGCTTCTTCGGCGACTTTATTGTAGACTACAAGGACTTCCTGACGCTGAACGTGAAAGGCAGAAATGATTTTTCGTCTACCCTTACCAAAGAGAACAGATCTATTTTCTATCCTGCAGTGGCCGTTAGCTTTGTGCCAACGTCGGCTTTCCCGGGCTTGTCCGGCGATGTGCTGACAACAGCTAAAATAAGGGCAAACGTGGGCGAGGTAGGAAAGGGCGCAGGGGTGTATAACACCACTACGTACTGGGGACAGGCAGATGCCGGCGACGGCTTTGGCTCTACGGCCGTTAACTTTCCATTCAACGGGTTGGCTGGCTTTACCTACGACAACTCCTCCGGCAACGCTGACCTGAAGCCGGAGTTTACCCGTGAAATAGAGCTGGGCACTGAATTGAGCTTCTTTGGCAACCGCCTGTATGTGGATGCCTCGGTGTACAGAAGAGACACGCGCAACCTGATCTTCGCAGTGCCGGTTCCTGCATCATCAGGGTTTACCAGCACCATCACGAATGCCGGTAAGCTCTCCACCAAAGGCCTGGAAGTGCTGGTATCCGGAAGACCTGTTGTAAACACAAACTTCACCTGGGAATCAACTGTCAACTTCACCACTTTCAAAACAATTGTGGAAGAACTGGCCCCTGGCGTGCAGCGCCTGACAATCGGTGGCTTTACCTCACCGAACACACAGGCGGTGGTAGGAGAGCAGTATGGGCTTATCTACTCTACCGACTACAGAAGAGACGAGCAGGGAAGAATGATCATCGGCACCAACGGTTTGCCGCTCACGGCTCCTGGAGTATCCGCCACAGGTAACCCGAATCCAAAATTCACCATGGGCTTCACCAACAGCTTCACCTATAAGGCTTTCAACCTGTCGTTCCTGGTTGATTGGAAGCACAAGGGAGACATTCTTTCCAGAACAGTGGGCGACCTTAGAATTCAAGGCGTTTCAGCTGAAACAGCCGAGTTCCCACGCTTCAACGAAGATGGGTCGCGCAACAAGCCATACTTGTTTGACGGCGTATTGGAAGACGGCAGACCAAACGACATTTACGTTTCGTCGCAGGATTACTGGGGCCTGCGCGGCAAGTATGTTGCCTGGGCGGGCTATGTGCGCGATGCCTCGTTTGTAAAGCTGCGCGAAGCCACGCTCAGCTATAACCTGCCTCAGGCTTTGCTTGCCAAATCCGGGTTTATTGATGCGCTGCAACTTTCCATCTACGGCCGGAACCTGCTGACGCACGCGCCAAACTATCCTGACCTTGATCCGGAGCAGAACCTGCAGGGCGTAAGTAACTCGCGCGGCCTCGAGTTTGGCATCCAGCCAATTGCCCGCACTATCGGAGCAAGCTTACGGGCTACTTTTTAA
- a CDS encoding SGNH/GDSL hydrolase family protein, whose product MNRLLLLILLFTAILTSCSDEEPTPDPSPSGHAYTYLALGDSYTIGEGVPASAQWGMQLAELLRAEGVDVANPVTIARTGWTTSDLASAVAAAKLKPEFDMVSLLIGVNNQYRGQSLATYRSELRQLLQTAIRLAKGDASNVLVLSIPDWGATPFARNQNREQIAAEIDAFNAVAREEAANAGVTFVNITPLTREAASDLSYVASDGLHYSGKMYREWALLALPEAKEILK is encoded by the coding sequence ATGAACAGACTTCTGCTACTTATACTTCTCTTTACAGCCATCCTTACCTCGTGCAGCGACGAAGAGCCTACGCCTGATCCCAGTCCATCGGGTCACGCCTACACGTATCTGGCCCTCGGCGACTCTTATACCATAGGCGAGGGGGTGCCTGCAAGTGCGCAGTGGGGCATGCAACTGGCGGAGCTGCTTCGTGCCGAAGGCGTGGATGTGGCTAATCCCGTTACGATTGCCCGCACCGGCTGGACCACTAGTGACCTGGCTTCGGCTGTTGCCGCTGCCAAGCTTAAGCCGGAGTTCGACATGGTGTCGCTGCTGATTGGCGTGAACAACCAATACCGGGGCCAGTCGCTTGCCACCTACCGATCCGAGTTACGGCAGCTGCTGCAAACAGCCATCCGACTGGCGAAGGGAGACGCCTCCAACGTGCTGGTGCTCTCTATTCCCGATTGGGGAGCCACCCCTTTTGCCCGTAACCAGAACCGCGAGCAGATTGCCGCTGAGATAGATGCATTCAATGCCGTTGCCAGGGAGGAGGCTGCTAACGCCGGCGTCACCTTTGTCAACATCACCCCACTCACCAGGGAGGCTGCAAGCGATTTGTCTTATGTTGCGAGCGATGGCCTGCACTACTCGGGCAAGATGTACCGGGAGTGGGCCTTGCTGGCCTTGCCCGAGGCGAAGGAGATACTGAAGTAG
- a CDS encoding S10 family peptidase: MKQLYTLLLLVCVIALPVSAQKLELKTDSTVTTKHTVTINGKRIPYTATAGTQPVWDEDGKPVAGLFYTYYERSDVKDKASRPLVVSFNGGPGSASVWMHIAYTGPRILNIDDEGYPLQPYGIKENPHSILDVADIVFVNPVNTGLSRAVPTLSKEDAQKKFFGINADIKYLASWINTFVGRKGRWDSPKYLIGESYGTTRVSGLALELQNAHWMYLNGVILVSPTELGIKRDGPVASANILPYYAATAWFHNKLSPELQSKDLTAMLPEVEEFTINELIPAIAKGWSLGELQKKAVAARMAKYSGLSEEVILQHNLDVPAAFFWKELLRDEGFTVGRLDSRYIGIDKQDAGLRPDYAPELTSWLHSFTPAINLYIKDHLKYKTDIKYNMFGPVRPWDNSDDNTGDNLRQAMAQNPNLHLMVQSGYYDGACDYFNAKYNMWQMDPGGKLQDRMRFKGYRSGHMMYLRAEDLANANQDIRQFILESVPKPGQPAKYKRDGAKDRATTRAN, translated from the coding sequence ATGAAGCAACTCTATACGTTATTGCTACTGGTTTGCGTGATAGCCCTTCCGGTCTCAGCGCAGAAACTGGAGCTCAAAACCGACTCAACCGTCACGACCAAGCATACTGTCACCATCAACGGAAAGCGTATTCCGTACACGGCCACGGCCGGTACACAACCTGTCTGGGATGAGGACGGCAAGCCTGTGGCAGGCCTCTTTTATACGTACTACGAACGGTCTGATGTGAAGGACAAGGCATCGCGGCCACTGGTGGTTTCCTTTAACGGCGGCCCTGGGTCGGCCTCTGTGTGGATGCACATTGCCTACACCGGACCAAGAATCCTGAACATCGATGACGAAGGCTATCCGTTGCAGCCCTACGGCATCAAGGAAAACCCGCATTCTATACTTGATGTGGCCGACATTGTGTTTGTGAATCCGGTTAACACGGGTTTGTCACGGGCTGTTCCTACCCTGTCCAAGGAAGATGCGCAGAAGAAGTTCTTTGGAATAAACGCGGATATCAAGTACCTGGCCAGCTGGATCAACACCTTTGTGGGGCGTAAAGGCCGCTGGGATTCGCCTAAGTACCTGATCGGCGAGAGTTACGGCACCACACGCGTGTCGGGGCTTGCGCTGGAACTGCAGAACGCGCACTGGATGTACCTGAACGGCGTTATACTTGTGTCACCCACGGAGCTGGGCATCAAGCGCGACGGCCCCGTTGCCTCGGCCAATATTCTGCCTTACTATGCCGCCACCGCCTGGTTCCATAACAAGCTAAGCCCTGAGCTGCAGAGCAAGGATTTAACCGCGATGCTGCCGGAGGTGGAGGAGTTTACCATCAACGAACTGATCCCGGCAATCGCCAAAGGATGGTCTTTAGGGGAGCTGCAGAAAAAGGCGGTAGCGGCCAGAATGGCAAAATACTCCGGTTTGTCGGAGGAGGTGATTCTACAGCATAACCTGGATGTGCCTGCTGCCTTCTTCTGGAAAGAGCTGCTGCGCGACGAGGGCTTTACCGTGGGCAGGCTGGACTCCCGCTACATTGGCATCGACAAGCAGGATGCGGGACTACGGCCTGACTATGCGCCTGAACTTACCTCGTGGCTGCATTCCTTTACGCCAGCCATAAACCTGTACATTAAAGACCACCTCAAGTATAAAACCGACATCAAGTACAACATGTTCGGGCCGGTGCGCCCCTGGGACAACAGCGACGACAATACCGGCGATAACCTGCGCCAGGCCATGGCTCAGAACCCCAACCTGCACCTGATGGTGCAATCCGGCTACTACGATGGCGCCTGCGATTACTTTAACGCCAAGTATAATATGTGGCAGATGGACCCGGGCGGCAAACTGCAGGACCGCATGCGCTTTAAGGGCTACCGAAGCGGGCACATGATGTACCTGCGCGCTGAGGACCTGGCCAACGCCAACCAGGACATCCGGCAGTTTATCCTAGAGTCGGTTCCGAAGCCGGGGCAGCCAGCAAAGTATAAAAGAGACGGCGCCAAAGACCGGGCAACTACCCGGGCCAACTAA
- a CDS encoding AraC family transcriptional regulator, which translates to MKVIPFKIAASQAESIIVSEDILPYFYGHMHRHKEMQLTLILKGTGTLIVGNYTQPFAPGDFYIIGANQPHILKSDPIYYQNNVEGSVHAVHIFFEHENTLSHLINLPEMEFAKSFLEKTRQGLQIPEGYAPEAARLFLKASRSSGLKRLLISIKLLQYLSRHVKEYKLLTTDFAAAPFPAVEDIRLNEVYQYTLEHYAENITLERIAAVVHITPHAFCKYFKKHTRKTYNAFLNEIRINEACKRIVNGDATCIASIAYATGFNSAINFNKVFKKTTGKSPSEFMKEYRHKWDNALKLLRQPACLIPMFASSLSVLPASSSIAAQGLVWPV; encoded by the coding sequence ATGAAAGTAATCCCGTTCAAAATAGCAGCTTCACAGGCAGAGTCAATCATTGTAAGTGAGGATATTCTACCTTACTTCTATGGGCACATGCACCGCCACAAGGAAATGCAGCTTACCCTTATACTTAAAGGTACAGGCACGCTGATTGTAGGCAACTATACACAGCCGTTTGCCCCTGGCGACTTCTATATCATCGGGGCTAACCAACCCCATATCCTTAAGTCTGACCCTATTTATTACCAAAATAATGTGGAGGGGAGTGTGCATGCGGTGCACATCTTTTTTGAGCATGAAAACACCCTTAGTCACCTGATTAACCTGCCGGAGATGGAGTTTGCGAAAAGTTTTCTGGAGAAGACGCGACAGGGCCTGCAGATACCGGAGGGTTACGCTCCCGAAGCCGCCCGGCTATTCCTGAAGGCCAGTCGATCATCCGGGCTTAAAAGGCTGCTTATCTCCATCAAGCTACTTCAGTACCTGTCGCGGCACGTAAAGGAGTATAAGCTGCTGACAACGGATTTCGCAGCTGCCCCTTTTCCGGCCGTGGAGGATATCCGCTTGAATGAAGTATACCAGTACACCCTGGAGCACTACGCCGAGAACATCACACTGGAGCGCATTGCCGCAGTGGTGCACATCACGCCGCACGCTTTTTGCAAGTATTTTAAAAAGCACACGCGCAAAACATACAATGCCTTCTTAAACGAGATCAGAATAAACGAAGCCTGTAAGCGCATCGTGAACGGCGATGCCACCTGCATTGCTTCCATTGCCTATGCAACAGGCTTCAACAGTGCCATCAACTTCAATAAGGTATTCAAGAAAACAACTGGGAAATCTCCGAGCGAATTCATGAAAGAGTACCGGCATAAATGGGATAACGCACTAAAGTTACTCAGGCAGCCCGCGTGCCTTATACCTATGTTCGCTTCTTCCTTGTCAGTCTTACCTGCTTCATCTTCCATCGCCGCACAAGGGCTGGTTTGGCCTGTCTAA
- a CDS encoding ThuA domain-containing protein has product MKNRLLLPFLALLLCLGFAGCTSSKPDAPVVSESIPRILVFSKTSGYRHASIPAGVAVLQQLGQEHQVKVDTTENAAFFVPDSLLQYNAVVFLSTTKDVLDAAQQQAFELYIRSGGGYVGIHAAADTEYDWPWYNKLVGAYFSSHPEVQKAEIRVLDKSHPATTHLPDVWEREDEWYNFKSMNPDVYVLANLDEKSYSGGENGANHPIAWYHAYDGGRAFYTALGHTNESYSDSLFLKHVWGGVKYAMGEK; this is encoded by the coding sequence ATGAAAAACCGCCTGTTGCTACCTTTCCTTGCCCTGCTCCTTTGCCTTGGCTTTGCCGGCTGTACCTCTTCCAAACCAGATGCCCCAGTTGTATCAGAAAGTATACCGCGCATCCTTGTCTTCTCTAAAACGAGCGGTTACCGGCATGCGTCTATCCCGGCAGGTGTGGCAGTACTGCAACAACTGGGGCAGGAGCATCAGGTAAAGGTAGATACAACAGAGAACGCTGCTTTCTTCGTGCCTGATTCGCTGCTGCAGTACAATGCGGTTGTTTTTCTAAGTACGACGAAGGATGTGTTGGATGCAGCACAACAGCAGGCTTTTGAATTGTATATCAGGAGCGGCGGAGGCTATGTGGGGATTCATGCGGCTGCCGATACGGAGTACGATTGGCCCTGGTACAACAAACTGGTTGGGGCCTATTTCTCAAGCCATCCGGAGGTACAAAAAGCAGAGATCAGGGTGCTGGACAAAAGCCATCCTGCCACTACGCATTTGCCTGACGTGTGGGAGCGGGAAGATGAGTGGTACAATTTCAAAAGTATGAACCCGGATGTATACGTGCTGGCCAACCTGGATGAGAAAAGCTACAGCGGAGGCGAGAACGGCGCAAATCATCCCATTGCCTGGTACCACGCCTACGACGGCGGTCGCGCCTTCTACACCGCCCTCGGCCACACCAACGAAAGCTACAGTGACTCGCTTTTCCTGAAGCATGTGTGGGGCGGGGTTAAGTATGCGATGGGAGAGAAGTAA